CCGCGTCCTCGAGGCTCCACTCCACCTCGACGACCTCGCGCTCGAGGGGCGCGCCCTTGAGGTCCGTGACCCGCACCGCGTCGCGCGTGATGACGGCCATGTCCCCGTCGTGCAGGAAGATCACCCGGCGGGTGTAGGGGAGCAGGGCCGGCACGTCCGAGGCCACGAGGTTCTCCCCTTCCCCGAGCCCGATCACGAGGGGGCTCACGGTGCGGGCCACCACGATCTCCTCGTGGTTCTGATGCGCGACCACGATGGCGTACGCGCCCTGCACCTCGGCGAGCGCGGCGCGCACCGCGGCCTCGAGGTCCCCCTGGTAGTGCTCCTCGATGAGGTGCGCGAGGACCTCGCTGTCCGTCTCGCTCGCGAAGGTGTGCCCGCGCTCGAGGAGGCGTTCCTTTAGGGGGAGGTAGTTCTCGATGATCCCGTTGTGGATCACCACAAGCTCCCCACGCTCGGTGGGGTGGGGGTGGGCGTTGGCGTCGGTGGGGGGGCCGTGCGTGGCCCAGCGGGTGTGCCCCACGCCGAGGTGGCCCTTGAGGGGCGTTTCTTCAAGGGCACCGGCGAGGACCGAGAGCTTCCCGGCTTTTTTCGTGACGTGCAGCCGGCCGTCCGCCTTGATGGCAACGCCGGCCGAGTCGTACCCGCGGTACTCCAAGCGCCTGAGTCCGTCGATCAGGACGTCCGTTGCGTTCCGAAAACCGATGTATCCAACGATTCCGCACATGGGTCAAACTCCAAACCGTGCTTGGGTTGAGGGATCCTGGGGCCTACGAGGGGCGTAAGGAACGGCTCACGGCACACCCGCCGCGCGCGGCGCGCGCCGTTCGTGTACACCCCCATCTTGTGCAGCGTGCGGGCTTGGATCGCTCACTGGACCCTGCCCCGCGGTTGTCCCGCCCTCACGGGCATGGCTTTCCCTTGGGGCTTTCATGAGCGGGAGGGAGGGGTCCGGCCCCCTGGCGGCATCCGCGGAATCCTTCGACCTTTCCCGGGAACTCCCGGTTATCCCTCGGGCTGGCCGGCTTTCACCAGGAGTACAGCGAATCCTCATGAGGGTTCGCGTTCCGGTGTACGCTACCAGCCGTTTGGGTCCGCCACCTCGTAAGGTGAGCGTTGCGTGGCTCACCCCCTGCGCTCCCCGCGGTTAAGCGTTCTCACCTCCTCTCCCCCTTGCTCGCCCCTACCGGGGGCACCGTTAGTATACTCAAAGGGCGGAAGATTAAAAGTAAATGTGCTTGACAGCCTAGTGGGATCTGGGTAGTATGCATCCTGGATGCGTCTTGGCAAGACCCGAGCACTCTATTCCCGTCGCACCTTTGCTCGCGAGGGTCTTGTTTTGGCGTATCTGGCGCGGGCAACGTCTTGATTCGGGAGAGGAAACACGGCAACTCGCCCCGAGCCTTGCACCTCCCGCGTCGCAGGAAATCTTTTAGGAGGTGTAGGCAAGTATGAAGAAGCGGCTCGTAGTTCTTTTGGCCGGTCTCCTGACCGTGCTCTCCATGGGCTTCGGCTCGGCCCAGTTCTCCGACGTGCCGGCCGGTCACTGGGCCAAGGAAGCCGTGGAGAAGCTCGCGGACGAGGGGATCATCCTGGGCTTCCCGGATGGCACCTTCCGGGGTAACGAAGGCCTAACCCGCTACCAGGCGGCCCTCATCATCTTCCGCGTGCTGGAGACCATCCGCGAGGAGCAGCTGGCCCAGCTGGATGAGGAAACCCTCACCGCGCTGCGCAACGCGGTGCAGGAACTCGCCGCGGAGCTCTCCTCCCTCGGCGTGCGGGTGGGGGCCCTCGAGGACAACGCCGCCACCAAGGACGACGTGGCCCGCCTCGAGGCCGCCATCAACGAGCTGCGTGCGCAGCCCGTGCCGGAGCCGGGCGTGGATGAGAAGGCGCTCCGCGAACTGGCCGAGCGCGTGGAGGCCGCCAGCATCGCTGCGGACACCGCGCTGGCCCAGGCGCAGCAGCTCAACGAGCAGCTGGGCGCGGTGGAGGGCGACCTGGCCGCGCTGCGCTCCCTGGTGGAGGCCAACGCCGACAGCATCAAGGCCCTCAACGACCTCGCGGTGCTCCTGAACCAGGATGTCCTCGAGCTGCAGGACCGCGTGACCGCCCTGGAGAAGGTCGGGCAGCCTGACGTGAGCGGGCTGGCCAGCCAGGACCAGGTGGTCGCGGTGCAGGAGTTCGCGACCGCGCTCCGCAACGACCTGGTGAACCTGTCCAACCGGGTGAGCGCCCTGGACACCCAGGTCGCGGACATCGATGAGCGCCTCCAGACCGTTGAGGCGAACGTCTTCACGGTCACCGGCTCGGTGAACGCGACCTACGAGGTGCGCCGCAGCTGGGGCGCGATGGAGAACTTCGATATCGACCGCGTCATCCCGGACACCGCCTTCTCGAGCGGAGACGGGAACAATAACGATCTGATCGTGGACGAGGAGGACCTGGGCGACGTCAAGGAAGGCGCGACCGACGTCTCCGTCTCCCTGGAGTTCGCCACCCAGACCCGGGACGGCACCTCCACGCCCGGCGGGCTGAACCTCCACGAGGCCGTGGTCGAGTTCGGGATCACCCCGGACTATTTGGTCGACACCGACGGTGACGGCAACGCGGACGCGGTCGGCTACGTCTTCTACGTCAAGGACTTCGACACCGTCTTCTCCATCGGCAACGCGCCCCTGACCTTCTCCTTCGGCCAGAACCCCACCTGGAAGTTCACCGAGTACCTGGGCGACAACGACGAGAACGGGCGCGGCGACGGGTTCGTGGCCACCTTCGAGCCGGGCTTCGGCACCTTCACTGTCGTGTACGGCTCCAAGGGTGCCGACGACGGCGACAACGAATACTTCCGCGGGGCGCGCTTCGCCACCAACCTCGGCGACAACATCCACCTCGGCGCCTCCGTCCTCGAGGAAGGCGCGGACTTCCCGAACAACCCGGATCCGCGCCAGGCCTTTGGCGTGGACGCCTCCGTCACCCTCGGGCCGATCACCGCGAGCGGCGAGTTCGTGAGCTCCAAGGTTCAGAGCGCCGCTGAGGCGGACACCGTGATCGTCGCCAAGGTCGAGCTCGAGCCCAGCGAGAGCTTCTCCGCGACGGCGGCCTACTTCTCGGTGGACCCCGATTTTGACGGTACCAATAACGCGGGTATGTCCAATGACGTGACCGTCAACGGCTTGGGCGGCGACGACAACGAGGCCGAGTTCGGCGCGAACACCACTGGGTTCGAGGTGACCGCGGACGTCATGCTCGGCGCGTTCGAGGCCTCGGTCACCTACAAGAACCAGACCGACTTCCAGAACGCGAACGGCGCCTCCAGCGACGACTTCACCCGGCTTGACGCGGATGCGAGCCTCGCCCTGGGCGTCTTCACCCTCGAGGGTAACTTCACCAACTACACCAACGCGACCCAGCCCGCCGAGAGCGTGATGGGCGCCAGCGCGAGCCTGAACCTCGCGGCCTTCACCCTGAAGGGCTTCTTCGACACCACCAGCGTGGGCGGCGTCCAGGTCGAGCAGAACGCCGACGCCGGCTTTGGGGACCCCGAGGCCACCACCCAGTTCGGCGTGGAGCTCACCCACGACGGCTCGGCCGAGAACGCCCTCATCGGCGGCCTCGACCTGACCGCGCGCTACACCGCCTTCCCCGTCGCGGGCGGTGACGACAGCGAGATCCTGGTCTACGGTGACCTCGACGCCAAGCTCGGCATCATCAACCTCAACCCGATCTTCCGCTTCCGCAGCCTGAGCGGCGCCACCCCGGTGAGCACCACCAAGTTCGGCGTGCAGGCGAACACCGAGCCCTTCGCCCTGCCGCTCGAGCCGAGCCTGATGGGCGGTTACGTCACCCGCAGCACCAACGACAACAGCACGCCCGTCAGCGAGACCGCCTACTACGCCGGCCTGGAGTTCAACAAGTTCCTCTTCGAGAACTCCACCGCCAAGGTCGCGTACGGCGCCTACATGGGCTCCAACATCAACAACGTCCTCGTGGGCAGCGCCGAGAACGCCTTCGACGCCTCGGCGGACAACCTGTACGCGAACACGGGCGCCCTTGAAGGCCGCGTGACCGGGCTGTACTTCACCTGGACCTACTACGACCTCACCTTCGACTACGCCGACTTCAACGTCGACAACAACGGCACCATCACCCACGCGCAGGCCTTCAAGATGGCCTACGAGGTCGAGTTCGGCGAGAAGTAAACTCCAAGCTGATGCCGCCCCCGCCACCCGGCGGGGGCGGTTCCCACTTCTCATACCCCAAGGCTAGACTGAGAGCATGCGACGCCTCGCGGCGCTCTGCCTCACCCTCGCGAGCCTCGCGGCCGGCCAGGGCCCCCTAGGGTACGTTCACGGCCTGGTGGCGCGCGGCGAGTACGCCCTCGCCCGCATCACCCTCCAGGACGCGGTTCAGACCCACCCCACCGAGGCCTGGCGCCTCCTCGCGGAGATCGCCCTCATCGAAGGCCGCCTCGAGGAGGCCGCCCGCGCCCTCGAGGCCGCCCGAAAGGCCGGGTTGGATGCGGGGCCCTACTACTGGCTCCAGGGCCGCCTCGCCCTCGCACAAGGGGACTACGCCAAGGCCTGGAGCGCCCTGCGCGCCGCGGTGATCTACACTGGAAACGCGCGGTACGCGCTCGACTGGGGCCTCGCGGGGCTCGTGCAAGGGGACGCGGCGCGGGCCACCCAAGGCTTCGCCAAAGCCCAACGCGCCGGCGCGGACGGGCAGGCCGCGTACCTCGAGGGCCTCGCCCTTCTCGCCCAGGATCCCGAGGCCGCCCTCGAGCGCTTCCGCCAAGCGATGCGCGACCTGCCCCCCGAGCACCCCGTGGCCCTCGAGGCCCGGTACTGGGCGGGCCGGGCCCTGGAGCGGCTCGGGCGGGTGCGGGAGGCTCGGGCGGTGTACCGGGGGCTGCTCCGGATCGACCCGGACAACGCCCTCGCCCAGGCGGCGCTGGACCGGGTTGGGCCTTGAGGGGTCTACGCCCTGGGCCCGACGCGCCGCGTTCTGCCTGACCAAGGTGCCGCTGGGGGGATTCGCGCCAGGGCTTCCGGGGTAGACTAAGACACGTGTTCCGTTACCGCGGTCCAGAGCCCAAAGGAGACCAGCCCGAAGCGATCCGCGCCCTCGTGGAGGGCCTGACGGACGGGGCGCGTTTCCTCACCCTTCTCGGCGCGACCGGAACCGGAAAGACCGTCACCATGGCCAAGGTCATCGAGGCCATGGCCCGCCCGGCTCTCGTCCTCGCACCGAACAAGGTGCTCGCCGCGCAGCTCGTGGCCGAGTTCCGCGAGCTCTTTCCGGAGAACGCCGTCGAGTACTTCATCAGCTACTACGACTACTACCAGCCCGAGGCGTACGTGCCGGGGCGGGACCTCTACATCGAGAAGGACGCCGCGATCAACCCCGAGATCGAACGCCTGCGGCACTCCACCACGCGCAGCCTCCTCACGCGGCGCGACGTGATCGTGGTGGCCTCGGTCTCCGCCATCTACGGCCTGGGCAACCCCGAGGACTACCGCGCGATGCACCTCGTCGTCGAGGCCGGCGCGACCTACCCCCGCGAAGCCCTGATCGAGCGCATGGTCGAGCTCTTCTACGAACGGAACGAGGTCGAGCTCCAGCCCGGCCGCTTCCGCGCAAAAGGGGAGACCCTCGAGGTCTGGCCCGCCTACGACACCGAGCCCGTACGCATCGAGCTGTGGGGGGACGAGATCGACCGCATCAGCGTCGTGCATCCCGTCACCGGCGAGCGCCTCAAGGAACTCCCCGGGTTCGTCCTCTACCCCGCCACGCACTACGCCACCCCCGAGGCGCGCCTCGCCCCCGCGATCCGCGCAATCGAACAGGAGCTCGAGGAACGCCTTAAGGAGCTCGAGGCCCAAGGGAAGCTCCTCGAGGCCCAGCGCCTCAAGGAACGCACCCTGTACGACCTCGAGATGCTGCGCTTGATGGGGCACTGCAAGGGCATCGAGAACTACGCGCGCCACCTCTCGGGGCGCGCGCCGGGCGAGCCGCCGTACACGCTCCTCGATTACTTCCCCGAGGACTTCCTCACCTTCATCGACGAGTCCCACGTGAGCGTTCCCCAGCTGCGCGGGATGTACAACGGGGACTACCAGCGCAAGCGGATCCTGGTGGAGTACGGGTTCCGCCTGCCCAGCGCGCTCGACAACCGCCCCCTGCGCTTCGAGGAGTTCCTCGAGCGCACCGGGCAGATCGTCTTCGTCTCCGCGACGCCCGGCCCGTTCGAGCTCGAGCACTCGGACCGCGTGGTGGAGCAGATCATCCGGCCTACGGGCCTCCTCGACCCCAAGGTGACGGTGAAGCCCACCGAGGGGCAGATCGAGGACCTGATCGGCGCGGTCCGGGAGCGGGCCGCGCGGGGGGAGCGCGTCTTGGTCACGGTCCTCACCAAGCGCATGGCGGAGGACCTCACCGCCTACCTCACCGAGCACGGGGTGCGCGCGCGGTACATGCACCACGAACTCGACGCGTTCGAGCGCCAGGCCCTCATCCGCGACCTGCGCCTGGGGCACTTCGACGTCCTCGTGGGGATCAACCTCCTGCGGGAAGGGCTGGACATTCCCGAGGTCAGCCTGGTCGCGATCCTGGATGCGGACAAGACCGGGTTCCTCCGCAGCGAGCGCAGCCTGATCCAGACGATCGGGCGGGCGGCGCGCAACGCGGCGGGCGAGGTCTTCCTCTACGCGGACCAAATCAGCGAGGCCATGCGTGCGGCGATCGAGGAGACGCGCCGTCGCCGCGCCAAGCAAGAAGCGTACAACAAGGCCCACGGCATTACGCCCCAAACGATCCGAAAGGCCGTGCGGGCCATCGTCAAGCCCGAGGACTTCGGGGAGGCGGTTCTCGAGGCGGTGGGGGAGGACCCGGAGGACCTCAAGGAACAGATCGCCGCGCTGGAGCTCGAGATGTGGCGGGCCTCGGAGGCGCTGGACTTCGAGCGCGCCGCGGAGCTCCGCGACCGCATCCGCGCCCTCGAAGCCCGGCTCATGGGGTTGCCCGAGCCCGCAGCGGAACCCAAGGCCAAGCGCCGCCGGCGGCGGCGCTAGGGCGAGGTCAGGCCAGGAGGATGGGCCGCTCTAGGTAGTAGGCCACGCGCTCCAGGAGGCGTTCCGCTTCTTCCGCGGGGTACTCGCTCAGGGAGAGCAGGCCCAGCCCTTCCGGTAGGCCCGCGCGGCCCAGGGTGAGGAGCGGGGTGCCGGGGAGGACCACCTCGTCCAGCGCGGTCGCCTCCAGGGAGAGGACCGCGAGCCCCTCTCCCGGCTCGCACGCCTCCTGCAAGGCTTCGAGGGTAGCCTTGAGCCCCGTGGCGGGCGGTACGGCGTAAGCCCGCACCCGGCCCTCCTCGTAACTCCCCACGACAGGCGGGAGGGAGGCACCGAGCTCCTCCAGCGCGCACGCCGCGGCCCGGTACACGAAGAGCAGGAGCGGCACCCGAACGCCCCAGGCCTCCGCGAGGTCCCGCGCGGCCGCAGCGGCTGCTTCCAGCGAGACCACCCGGCGGTAGACCGGGCCGAGGGTGGCCGTCGCGCCCGACGCGGTGGGAGTGGGGACGGGGACGGGGGCTACCGTCGCGTCCTCGAGCTCCAGGTCGACCGCCTCGTCCTCCCCCTCGGTGCCCGCGGCTGCCAGCGCAGGCGCCGTTTCCGGAAGGGGCGGGGCGGTCTCGAGGGCGGCTTCGTCCGGGCCTAGGACGGGCGACGGCACGTCCTCCCAGGTGAGGTGCTCCGCGCCGGGCGTAGCTTCAGGGGCCAGGACGGGCGGGGCGTCCTCCACGGAGGCCTCGAGGGGCTCCTTGGCCTCCACCGGGGGGCGTTCCTCCTCCGAGGCCGTTCCGGCGTCCGGCGGGGTGCGGGCGGGCTCCTCTTCCGGCGTGAGGGCGTCGAGGTCCGGCATCTGGGGAGGGTCCGGCCACGTCAGGGCCTCTTCCGGCGAGGATTCCGCGGGAGGCGGGGCGGGCTCGGGGGAGGCTTCCGCCCAGGTCAGGGCCTCCTCCTCGGGTGGGGATTCCAGGTCGTCCAGGTCCAGCTCGAACTCCCACGTGGTGTCCTCGGGGGCAGGGGAGTCCTGGGAGGAGGTGGGCACCAGGTCGTCCAGGTTCAGGCCCTCCTTTGCCAGGGCGGCTTGCGCGGCGCTCAGGTCGGGCACCTCGGCCGGCGGTGCGGCGGCCTCCGCCGGTGCAGGGGGCAGGTCCACCTCGCCGGCCATGACCTTGGCCAGGTAGGCGAGGATGTCCCGCTCGACGATGGTGCCGTCCGGTCCGGTGCCTTTGAGTTCCCGCCAGTTGATGCCGTTCTCCTCGGCCAGCCTGCGGGCAAGCGGTGTGATCTTGGGTTCCGTCATCGTGCCTCCCCTATGAGGCTTATCATAGCAATTCTCGCCGACCGGGCGGATCATGAACGCGTGGGCCTCGAGGGGGAGTTGAAGCACCCGGCCGGGTGTGGTAGTATTTGGCGTGCTGAGCGCGGGAGTAGCTCAGTTGGTAGAGCACAACCTTGCCAAGGTTGGGGTCGCGGGTTCGAGTCCCGTCTCCCGCTCCATAGCCTTCCCCCCGCCCGTCGGGCGGGGGGTCGCCTTTCCTCGCGCCGCCCCTATACTGGGGAGGATGATTGCGGAAGGGACCCGCTACCACCTCCCCCCCGAAGCCCACTTGCGCCAGCAGCTGCTGGAGCGGCTGCGCGACCTGTTCTACGCCTGGGGGTACGAACCCATCGAGCTCCCGGCCCTCGAGGTCCACGACCTCACGCATCCCCTGGAGCGCCGCGCCTTTAAGCTCGTGGACCGGAACGGCCAGGTCCTCATGCTGCGGAGCGAGTTCACCACGGCCGTCGCTCGCCTGGTGCGCGCCTACCCCGAGGCGGTCCTCCCGGTGCGCTACCAGTACGCGGGGCCGTTGTGGCTGCGCGAAGCGGACGCGGAGCTCGGCCGCATGCGCGAGCACACCCAGGTGGGCCTCGAGCTCATCGGGGTTTCCTCCCCCGAGGCGGACGCGGAACTCCTCGAGCTGGCCTGGGAGGCCCTCAAGGTCGCCGGGGTGCCCGAGGCGCGGATCGAGGTGGGGCTGCCCTCGTTCGTGCGAGACATCCTCGAGGCCGCCCGGCTGCCGGAGGACGCCACCGAGGCCCTGCGCCGCGCGGTGGACCGCAAGAACACCCCCGAGCTCGAGGCGCTGGTGGAGGCCCACCGGCTCCGGGGGCGGGTGCGGGAGGCCATCCTGGCCCTGCCGGACCTGTACGGAGGCGTCGAGGTGCTGCGCGAAGCGCGCGGGTACGCCCTCAGCGAACGCGCCCGGATCGATCTGGACTGGTTAGAGCGCGTCCTCGAGCTGCTCCCCGAGGGGCTCGAGGTGCTCTTGGACCTGGGGAAGGCCCGGCGGTACGAGTACTACACCGGGATCCACTTCCGGGCCTACACCCCCGACTTTGGCCTGCCCCTCATGGGGGGCGGGCGGTACGACGGCGGGTTATTGCCATTCGCCGCGGGGTTCGCCTTGGGCCTCGAGCGCCTGATGGAGGCCCGCCGCGCCCAGGCGGCCCTCGAGCCCCCGGAGGCCATTGCGACAGACCGGGCGCTGGCCCGGCGTTTGCGGGCGGAAGGCAAGCGCGTGGAGCTCGCCTGGACCGCGGACCTCGAGGCC
This region of Marinithermus hydrothermalis DSM 14884 genomic DNA includes:
- a CDS encoding tetratricopeptide repeat protein, encoding MRRLAALCLTLASLAAGQGPLGYVHGLVARGEYALARITLQDAVQTHPTEAWRLLAEIALIEGRLEEAARALEAARKAGLDAGPYYWLQGRLALAQGDYAKAWSALRAAVIYTGNARYALDWGLAGLVQGDAARATQGFAKAQRAGADGQAAYLEGLALLAQDPEAALERFRQAMRDLPPEHPVALEARYWAGRALERLGRVREARAVYRGLLRIDPDNALAQAALDRVGP
- a CDS encoding E3 binding domain-containing protein is translated as MTEPKITPLARRLAEENGINWRELKGTGPDGTIVERDILAYLAKVMAGEVDLPPAPAEAAAPPAEVPDLSAAQAALAKEGLNLDDLVPTSSQDSPAPEDTTWEFELDLDDLESPPEEEALTWAEASPEPAPPPAESSPEEALTWPDPPQMPDLDALTPEEEPARTPPDAGTASEEERPPVEAKEPLEASVEDAPPVLAPEATPGAEHLTWEDVPSPVLGPDEAALETAPPLPETAPALAAAGTEGEDEAVDLELEDATVAPVPVPTPTASGATATLGPVYRRVVSLEAAAAAARDLAEAWGVRVPLLLFVYRAAACALEELGASLPPVVGSYEEGRVRAYAVPPATGLKATLEALQEACEPGEGLAVLSLEATALDEVVLPGTPLLTLGRAGLPEGLGLLSLSEYPAEEAERLLERVAYYLERPILLA
- a CDS encoding S-layer homology domain-containing protein, with the translated sequence MKKRLVVLLAGLLTVLSMGFGSAQFSDVPAGHWAKEAVEKLADEGIILGFPDGTFRGNEGLTRYQAALIIFRVLETIREEQLAQLDEETLTALRNAVQELAAELSSLGVRVGALEDNAATKDDVARLEAAINELRAQPVPEPGVDEKALRELAERVEAASIAADTALAQAQQLNEQLGAVEGDLAALRSLVEANADSIKALNDLAVLLNQDVLELQDRVTALEKVGQPDVSGLASQDQVVAVQEFATALRNDLVNLSNRVSALDTQVADIDERLQTVEANVFTVTGSVNATYEVRRSWGAMENFDIDRVIPDTAFSSGDGNNNDLIVDEEDLGDVKEGATDVSVSLEFATQTRDGTSTPGGLNLHEAVVEFGITPDYLVDTDGDGNADAVGYVFYVKDFDTVFSIGNAPLTFSFGQNPTWKFTEYLGDNDENGRGDGFVATFEPGFGTFTVVYGSKGADDGDNEYFRGARFATNLGDNIHLGASVLEEGADFPNNPDPRQAFGVDASVTLGPITASGEFVSSKVQSAAEADTVIVAKVELEPSESFSATAAYFSVDPDFDGTNNAGMSNDVTVNGLGGDDNEAEFGANTTGFEVTADVMLGAFEASVTYKNQTDFQNANGASSDDFTRLDADASLALGVFTLEGNFTNYTNATQPAESVMGASASLNLAAFTLKGFFDTTSVGGVQVEQNADAGFGDPEATTQFGVELTHDGSAENALIGGLDLTARYTAFPVAGGDDSEILVYGDLDAKLGIINLNPIFRFRSLSGATPVSTTKFGVQANTEPFALPLEPSLMGGYVTRSTNDNSTPVSETAYYAGLEFNKFLFENSTAKVAYGAYMGSNINNVLVGSAENAFDASADNLYANTGALEGRVTGLYFTWTYYDLTFDYADFNVDNNGTITHAQAFKMAYEVEFGEK
- the uvrB gene encoding excinuclease ABC subunit UvrB; this encodes MFRYRGPEPKGDQPEAIRALVEGLTDGARFLTLLGATGTGKTVTMAKVIEAMARPALVLAPNKVLAAQLVAEFRELFPENAVEYFISYYDYYQPEAYVPGRDLYIEKDAAINPEIERLRHSTTRSLLTRRDVIVVASVSAIYGLGNPEDYRAMHLVVEAGATYPREALIERMVELFYERNEVELQPGRFRAKGETLEVWPAYDTEPVRIELWGDEIDRISVVHPVTGERLKELPGFVLYPATHYATPEARLAPAIRAIEQELEERLKELEAQGKLLEAQRLKERTLYDLEMLRLMGHCKGIENYARHLSGRAPGEPPYTLLDYFPEDFLTFIDESHVSVPQLRGMYNGDYQRKRILVEYGFRLPSALDNRPLRFEEFLERTGQIVFVSATPGPFELEHSDRVVEQIIRPTGLLDPKVTVKPTEGQIEDLIGAVRERAARGERVLVTVLTKRMAEDLTAYLTEHGVRARYMHHELDAFERQALIRDLRLGHFDVLVGINLLREGLDIPEVSLVAILDADKTGFLRSERSLIQTIGRAARNAAGEVFLYADQISEAMRAAIEETRRRRAKQEAYNKAHGITPQTIRKAVRAIVKPEDFGEAVLEAVGEDPEDLKEQIAALELEMWRASEALDFERAAELRDRIRALEARLMGLPEPAAEPKAKRRRRRR
- a CDS encoding ATP phosphoribosyltransferase regulatory subunit, coding for MIAEGTRYHLPPEAHLRQQLLERLRDLFYAWGYEPIELPALEVHDLTHPLERRAFKLVDRNGQVLMLRSEFTTAVARLVRAYPEAVLPVRYQYAGPLWLREADAELGRMREHTQVGLELIGVSSPEADAELLELAWEALKVAGVPEARIEVGLPSFVRDILEAARLPEDATEALRRAVDRKNTPELEALVEAHRLRGRVREAILALPDLYGGVEVLREARGYALSERARIDLDWLERVLELLPEGLEVLLDLGKARRYEYYTGIHFRAYTPDFGLPLMGGGRYDGGLLPFAAGFALGLERLMEARRAQAALEPPEAIATDRALARRLRAEGKRVELAWTADLEALRAYARRRGIRYLAHEGRLVEVEP